The sequence below is a genomic window from Dyadobacter chenwenxiniae.
GTTTCAGCTCTGATCAAATGGTGCGTATGCTCGTTGAGCGGGCAGTGCAATGAGATAATGTCTGAATTGCTCAATACCGTGTTAAGATCCTGATATTCAATTCCAAGTTCCTGCAAAGCAGCATTGATAGCAATGTCATAAGCAATGACCTTACAGCCGAAACCTTTCATAATCCTGCAAAATGCTGCGCCAATCTTACCAGTTCCGATCACACCGACCGTTTTACCATGTAAATTAAAACCCATCAGGCCGTTTAGCGAAAAGTTCTGCTCCCTTACGCGGTTGTAAGCTTTGTGCGTTTTCCGGTTTAGGGTCAACAGCATCGCCACGGTATGCTCGGCGACGGCCTGGGGCGAGTATTCGGGCACGCGGCAAACGCGTATGCCCTTTTCACGAGCCGCTTCCAGATCAACATTGTTGAAGCCGGCACACCTTAACGCAATGATTTTGACACCTTTTTCAGCCAGCACGGTTATAACTTCTGCATTCACCTTATCATTTACAAAAACGCAGACGACTGTTTGACCCTGGGCTGCTTCTGCAATGTGTGGGCCGAGATGCGTTTCCAGATATTCCAGCTCAAATCCGTAATGCTTGTTATGCAGGTCGAAAAATGTGCGGTCGTATGGCTTGGCTGAAAAGAATAAGATTTTCATGCGTGCGGTGGTTAGTTAAAAGGAAATTCAGCAAAACTCCCCTGCAAGGAACGTCTTTCCAATGACATTTATCAGTTAAGCTGGCAATCGATGTCAATATTTCTTTGCGAAGGCTGATCTAGTTTTGGATCATTATTATTCAAATGCGCAAACCATGCACCATACATTTCATATCCCGGTTTTAGGCCTTGGATATTCAATTGATACACCTGTAAAAGTCTCCCATTTCGGTATTTCCTCGGTCATGTCAATTGTCGACGACGAGATGATCGAACGCATGAGAAAGCACCATTCCATAGCCAGCGGTGAAATTTTTGTTCCAATCAATAAAAACGAGGACGATTTTCGTGCCAGACGCATAACGGCTTATCTGAACCTGGTTAACCGCATTGCTGACAAGAATTTTGAAGATTTAAAAAATCAATCATTCGAAGACGGAGCTGATCTTAACTTGTATTTCCAGCTTTTGCCTGAGCATTCAACGCTTAAAAAGCAATATCTGCAAATGATGACCATGGAAGCGTCAGATGAGAAGCAGCTTTTGCAGGCAACATTGAAATCGCAGCTTACCAAAGGCGCCATTGATGTCAACATTATGTCGAAGGTGGATAAACTCAATAAAGATGTTTACGGACAAAATTTGCCAGACGCGTTTTCGGATGCTTCGGCTGCATTGCGTGGATTTGCAAACAGCACATTATCTTCGTCGCTGGTGCTTTCTGCGGGCATG
It includes:
- a CDS encoding 2-hydroxyacid dehydrogenase — protein: MKILFFSAKPYDRTFFDLHNKHYGFELEYLETHLGPHIAEAAQGQTVVCVFVNDKVNAEVITVLAEKGVKIIALRCAGFNNVDLEAAREKGIRVCRVPEYSPQAVAEHTVAMLLTLNRKTHKAYNRVREQNFSLNGLMGFNLHGKTVGVIGTGKIGAAFCRIMKGFGCKVIAYDIAINAALQELGIEYQDLNTVLSNSDIISLHCPLNEHTHHLIRAETLQKMKKGVMLINTSRGGLINTPDVIDALKNKHVDYFGIDVYEQEEKLFFKDLSEHIIEDDTIQRLMSFPNVLVTAHQGFFTDEALSEIAQVTLASIDALAKGAEPANKSVILV